One part of the Mariniflexile litorale genome encodes these proteins:
- a CDS encoding GntR family transcriptional regulator: MEFKSNKGIFLQIADSLCNQILDGKLLPNERVPSVRDLASELEVNRNTVMRTFSYLQDENIFINKRGVGFFVAEKALQLIKEKEKKDFFENEEPFLLEKIRLLKLNSKDLQQIISEIKNND; the protein is encoded by the coding sequence ATGGAATTTAAATCTAATAAAGGTATTTTTTTACAAATTGCAGATAGTTTGTGTAATCAAATTCTCGACGGCAAATTACTTCCTAATGAGCGTGTACCTTCTGTACGAGATTTAGCTTCAGAATTAGAAGTTAATAGAAATACTGTGATGCGAACCTTTAGTTATTTGCAAGATGAAAACATATTTATTAATAAGCGGGGTGTTGGTTTTTTTGTGGCAGAAAAGGCATTACAATTAATTAAAGAAAAAGAGAAAAAGGATTTTTTTGAAAATGAAGAACCCTTTTTACTTGAAAAAATACGTTTACTTAAATTGAATAGCAAAGATCTTCAACAAATTATTTCTGAAATAAAAAATAACGACTAA